The sequence CGTGAGGGAGTATCCCAAAGCGACGCCTTAGAAGAGATGATTCGGGAGTGGATTGGTAAAAGCACAGGTTCTCACGCCTCAACTCCCAAACCAACGCCCCCAGAAACAATAGCCGATGTCATCAAAGCCAACATTACAAAACTTAAGAATTGTGGAATTAAAAATTTACATGCACTTGCAAAGGGGGAAGTACTACCTACACCAGGAGATTTCGCCATTATCACCTCAGCTCTGGCCATACCTGAAGAAGAGCGGAAAATAATTTGGCAAAAAACTTTGAAATTTTCCGTGTTGAGCGAAATTATGGGTGTAAAAGTATATAAAGATTCTGGAGGTGTAAAAAAAGATGAGTGTGAGTATTCTCAGAACTCTGAACCTACCGGGCTGGAACTATAAAATCTCCTTTGAGGGGATTTCTATCCTCGCCCCCACCAAACGAGATGCTACACACCTTGCCCAAAGCTACGGAGAAGCTCTCAGTGAGACTGCGTTAAAAATCAAAGGTAAGGTACGGATAGGATGGAGAGGGTGCAAACATCCAATTGAATTTTTTGGTTGGATGGCGTCTAGCGAAGCCCCTCAACCCTCCGAGACAGCCGAAAGCATCTTGAGATGCGGCGGTGCTGTCTTCTGTAGCCAGTTGCATATTCCAGTGGAGTTGTTATCGCGGATGGTTTCCGCTGCAGATAATGAACTCCCGGTTAGTATTGTCAGACAAGACAACCGCAAGCAAATCATCGTCAACCAACCAATGGCTGACATGTTGCAAACGCCACCGGAAGTAGCTACCCAAAGAGTGATGAACAACTTTTGGCTACCAGAGGATTTGGCAGAACTGGAACAACGGCTGCAAAACCAGGGAAGATTTACTTGGACTTACTCAGCTGGACTAAACGAGCAAGCCTGGGCTATTCTCACAACTCAATTTGAGGCTTTTGAGGTGGAAGGCGTTTGGTACAGACAGGGAACTTGTTTATCAACCCCTCAACTTGTACCGATTCCACCAGGAGCATTTGCACCCGCAGCTTAGGTAGAATTTGACCACTTCCAGAAACCAGAATCATTGCTGTGCTGGATTTTTTTCAGGGTGCGCTGCTATTTAAGTAGGGGCTAAGGGTTATAAAAGACTTTGCGTATTTTTGCCTGGAAAACATAAACATTTCATGCAAACCCACACTTAAATTGCTAATGCTGTTCCTAACTGCAGAGCGTAAAGGTTGGCGTACACTCCCTGTTTTTGGATGAGTTCTGTATGGCTACCCCGTTCGACAATTTGTCCTTGCTGAATCACTAACACCTGATCGGCTTGGGTAACTGTGCTGAGACGGTGAGCAATTACGAAACTAGTACGCCCTTGTAATAAGCGAGCGATCGCACTTTGTACCAATGCTTCTGTGCGCGTATCAATACTGCTAGTTGCTTCATCCAAAATTAAAATTCGGGGGTTAATCAACACCGCACGAGCAATACTAATCAGTTGTCGCTGTCCCTGACTCAAAGGAGCACCCTTTTCACCTAACCGAGTGGCGTAACCTGCCGACAAAGAGGTGATAAACTCATGGACATTCGCCATCTGCGCCGCCGCTTCGATATCGGCTTGGGTGGCGTCGGGAGAACCAAAAGCGATATTTTCCGCAACCGTACCACTAAAAAGAATATTATCTTGCAAGACGATACCAATCTGTCGCCGCAAACTAGCTTGTGTCACACTCCGGATATCGATCCCGTCAATTTTTACAGCCCCGCCAGAAACATCATAAAAGCGCAAAATTAAATTAATAATTGTACTTTTTCCTGAGCCTGTTGGCCCCACCAGCGCCACCATCTGTCCTGGATGAGCGTGTAAATTCACTCCTTTGAGGACTAATTTCTCTGGACTATAACCAAATTTCACCTCTTCAAAGGTAACATCACCTTGAATAGGAGGCATTTGTGTTGCATTCGGTGCATCTTTGAGTTGTGATGGTTCATCTAATAACAAGAAAATCCGCTCTAAGCCAGCAAATGCAGATTGAGCTTGGGTGTAAAACTGGCTGAGGATTTGGATCGGGCGAAAGAACTGCTGGACGTAAAGTAAAAAAGATGTCACCACACCCACAGTTGCGCCGCCGGTGACGGCGAGATAACCACCGTAAGCTAATACTCCTCCAGTGGCGAGGGTGTTGAGAAAATCGATGGAGGGTAAAAATGCGGCAGTAATTGCTACTGCTTCGACATTAGCATCACGATTAGCGGCGTTGAGCATGTCGAATTCGGCGATGTTCAGATGAACACGATTAAAGGCTTGTGCTTCCTTCACACTACCTATGTCTTCTTCTAACTTGGCGGAAAGTTCCCCAATTGTTTGACGGGTGACGCGGAATCTGGCTCTCGCCCAGCGAGCAAATAAGCTGGTCGTAAATATCATCAGTGGGATGACTAGGTTACTCAACAAGCCGAGTTGCAAGTTGATTGCAAACATGGCAATGACAATGCCAACTAAACTAAAAGTATTACCAAGCATTTGGGCGATCGTTTGCCCAAAGGCTTGATTTACAGTATTAACATCATTGAGCAGGCGACTCATTAAGTCTCCAGCTTCGCTGCGATCAAAAAAACTCAGTGGTAAACTCTGGATTTTAACAAAAATATCTTCCCTTAACTGCGCTAGCAACCGCTGCATAATCCAACCGACCCGCATAATTTGACCGCGAATTGCCAAGATACCGAGTCCATAGATTAAGGCCAGTAGTCCCAACATTAGGAGTAGTCCTGGCAAATTTCTTGTTGCGATGAGGTGATCAACCGACCAACCGAGTAAGAATGGCCCGATCGCCTGGGTAGATGCACCAATTGCTACTAATGTCAAGGCTATGGGAATTTCTTTTTTATAAGGGCGCAGGTATTGCAAAAACCGTTGCAGGGTAGGGAGTTGTTGAGTCGCTCTTTGTTCTGATGCAACGATGGGGTTTGAGCTTGTCATATCGTATTCGGTGAAAATCAGGAACGCTATAGTACGCAGAAGGCTTACCACTGAGCACTGGCTGTTGCTTTAAAATCACAGAGTTAAAGCATAAAAAGGATGAATGATATTTTAATCATTCATCCCACTGAGTTTTTAATTGACAAAAAGCCTGATTTATTGTCCTTCAGGAGCTTTTTCTTTCTGTTCCTTGAACTCGCGTAGTTGCTGTATAAGTTTTTTATCAGGTTCAACTACTGTTACAGGCTCATTCTTATCATCATTTACCGCTGGCGAGGGTTTGTTCGTACTTGCGGGTGCAGGTACTGGTTGCTTATTGTTAATTACCGGGTTAGATAACGGCTTGATAGTAACTGCGGGTGCAGGTACCGGCTGTTTGTTGTTAACTGCTGGATTAGTAACTGCAGGTGCTGGTATTGGCTGCTTGTTGTTAACCGCTGGGTTAGTAACTGCAGGTGCTGGTATTGGCTGCTTGTTGTTAACCGCTGGGTTAGTAACTGCAGGTGCTGGTATTGGCTGCTTGTTGTTAACCGCTGGGTTAGTAACTGCAGGTGTGGGTACAGTCCCTTGATTAGCTCCCGAATTTTTATCGTTTTGGAACTGTAAGCTAAATGGATAATAACTAGTTTTTTGATGACCTTTGGGAGGATTGGCGCTGAAATACTCTCTAGCTTTTAATTGCAAGTCACGAGAAACAGACTTGTCTTGAAACTTGATTTCTAAAACCTTGCCGTCCGGATCAACTACCAATCCACCTAATACCGCACCTTCTAGCTCTGGTTTATCTGTAGAGATTGTATCTCGAATCACAGCTTTTTCTTCCACACTGGGATACTCTTGCTGGACTGTTTTTCGCAAATCTTCGTAAGAGTTTACCTGAGAAATCACCTGTCCTGTCGTGTTTGTCGGCAATTCATTAGGCAGTTGAGGTGCTGTTCCCTGCTGCCATTGTGGTAAGCTTTCCCCAGCTAAACTCAAATTATCTCCAGTTTGGGGAGTTTTATCAATGCGAGCTATAAGTTGCTCATTATCTGGCTGGGTTGCTGGCTCTGGCGCTGTTAGATTAGTTTCGGGAGAATTTGGCAGTCCATCAGGGATTTTAGCCGCCGGCAAAGTTGGTAACTTGTCTATAGGTAGGGGCTTGGCTGCTCCCAATTTTATGTCGCTGTTATTAAAAGGCGGTACTCTGGAGGAAAATCTTTGATTGGTATTAAAACTGGAGGTGTCAAACCCCAAGTTCCCCTTAGGAGTTATCTGTAAAGACTGTCCTTTAGGTAAAGGAGAAACACTATACTGACCTAGTGATTTGGGGATAGGTGGTGGTAAAAATGGGGTGGACGCAGGTGGTGGTGGTAAAGCCGCTAAAGCTTTGGCCTGATCCCCCAACAAGTTCACGGGGGGGACTTGAGGTGGTATGGGAAATTGTGATGCTACGGGTAACTGCGACTGTGGAGATGTATTAGGATTATTTGGCAAGCGATTTTGGTCAGCTTGACTTAATTCCATTACTCCTACAGCTTTGGATGATGGTGATTCGTTAGCTTTGTTAGATTCTACAGGCATCAACGGCACAATCAAGGCAATAGCACCGTGGATACCCAGAGAGGCTATAGCTGCTATCCCGGTTGGCTGGCTTATGATTTCTGGTATGTTTTTCAGCAGGGAGACGTAAGACATAGCTGTTATCGTTCACTCGGCTCGGTTGCAATTAATTAGCAATGTGATCTTTCGGGCTACTATGACAGGAGATGCTTCCCTTTTCAGAATAATAGCTTTCTATGCTGGGCTTAAAACGGCAAAATAGGCATTTTTTCAAGTTTTCACTTTTTTAATGACGCGCTTTTACGCTCTCAAGTCAAGCTCAATCATTAAAATTGTGCAGAAATTTAGGCTTGTAGTTGTTTGTGGGTGTTGCCATCTGCACTAAAACTTATGGTAGCTGCTTTGTTTAGGCGATCGCGTCGGTCTAAGTGCATATACAAGTCTGTTTGTGTGACCTGCTTTATTAATTAAATTTGTGTGATTGAGTACAACTTTTTAGTTTACATGTCAAGCGTGAATTTACAAATATCTAAATTTAATTTATCCTAACATGTCTGCTGGTTGTCAAGACATAACCAATTTTCTCAAAAGCTCAAACTGACTCTTGAATCTCAAATGCCTTTACCCACAATAATTCTGCCTGGATATTGAATCGGTAATGGGTAATCGGTAATGGGTAATTGGTAATGGGTAATGGGTAATGGGTAATGGGTAATGGGTAATTGGTAATCGGTAATCGGTAATGGGTAATGGGTAATCGGTAATAGAGAAGAAAAATATAGTTGAACAATCCCCAATCCCCTCTTTACCAATGACCAATGACCAATTACCAATTACCAATCCCCAATTCCCAATCCATTCTACCCAGATGTACGTTATGTCTGCGTCGCCGCTGCTCATTTAGAAGGGGCGGAAAATATCATCATTGAAGGTGTCAGACATTCACCCAGAAGCCCGGGGATTTGGTATGGTTCCCCCGAAGTTTTAGAAATGTGGATACATTATTTGGCTTAAAAATCGCAGATAGATAAAATAACTTAATATTTCTTAGTTAAAATTGTTATATAAGTAAACTTTTTTTAATTAAGGAAAGAGGTGTCAGCCATGGAAAGCACCCAACTAGACCGGATTTTGCGGCGACTAGCAACGATATTATCAGTTGTGATTTTGACGCTGTGCTTGATCAATGTAACAACAGGGATTCTGCTATCCTTTTACTACGAACCGACAGCAGGCGGTGCCTATCGTTCGTTGCAGATGATCAATACGCAAGTAACCTACGGTTGGTTATTCCGCAAAACCCACGATTTATCAGGTAATGCAGCAATTGCGATCGCCTTAATTCAAATTGTGGTCATGTTTTTAGGTAGACAATTTCGCCGCAGTTGGCTCACAGCTTGGATTAGCGGCATTTTCTTGACACTAAGTGCGATCGCCCTCGATTGGACAGAAATGATTCTCACCTGGGATCAAGTAGGCTACTGGCGTTTTAATATTGAGCTAGGAACCATTGAGGCAATTCCTTTGATTGGTTCACAACTAAGAGACATCCTCACCGGCGGTGGCGCCATCAGCACCGTCACAGTCGCACATCTTTACGCCATACACAGTTACATTGTTTCCGGATTAGTCATCATTTTGGCTGTGGTGCATTTGTCAGCTTTACTATGGCAAGAACAACAAATGTATGCACAAGAGCGAGAATCCAGACAGACTCAACCACCCGTCGCTTCACTAGCCGAAAGTTGAGCCAATTTCGCCACCGGAACTTCTTCTACCTCCGATAACTTTTCTAGAGACAACGGTGTAGATTGAGTGGCGCCAGATAAACGCTTTAAGAGATTCGGTCTGGGATCATGTAACAAATAAATAATGCGATCGCCTATTTCCCACTCATGGATTGCTGGCATAATCTGTAGGCGTTCTTCTCTCTCCAACAACAACGGTAATAACGCCCCAGTCCGAATCTTTTCTTGGATGTGTTCCTGCTGACTAGAAAATTCTGCTCCATCGAGCGTAGTTGTCCCCAACTTCACTCGTCCATCATTCAAATACTCGTTCCATGACTTAATTGCTAAATCTGGGATAAAAGCTTGGCTAACCTTACTATTTGCACCCGATGGCGCTTGGGGGTCACGAGGAAAAACTGCTAAAACTCTTGGTGGTTTAAACTCTTCCGCAGCTCGCTGCGCCAAAACAAAATTCACTTCACCATTATTAGTCATAGCCAAAAAAGTTCCCACCGCAGCCAACCCTGCTTCCTCCAAAACATCCGCATCCAAAGCACTCCTCGCAATCACGCGCAAATTTTGCGCTTCCGCTTGCGGGAAAAATTCCGAGTCTGTATCTATGATGACGACATTTTCTCCCCGTTCTTGAAAGAATCTCGCAATCAAAAGACTCAAAGGATTACAACCGACAATTACCGCCCCAGTTGCTTGTTTAGAGGTAATTTGCAATAACTTAGCTACCCAGCCAGCAGTTAATCCCTGACACACAACAGTCATAATAATTGTTAAAAAGACCAACGCCTTGATTGCATCACCACCGTTGATCCCTCGTTGCGTTAGTAAAATAGCGAACAGTGAAGCAACAGAAGCTGAAACAATCCCCCTAGGAGCTACCCAACTTAAAAACAGTTTCTGTCGCCAGTTGAGGTCACTATTCCAGGTGCAGAAAAGAATGTTAATCGGGCGAACGACGAACATTAACACCAAAACGGTAAATAAACTTCCCCAACCCAAAGCAAACACACTAGCAATTGATAAATCAGCCGCCAGCAGAATAAACAATACAGAAACGCTGAGAATAGTTAACTGACCTTTAAAACTACGTAACAGTCGCTCTTCTGGAACAGAAGAATTAGCAAATACAGCACCCGCAATCACCGTCGTCATTACACCCGATTCACTGCGGATTGTCTGCGCCAAGATAAACAGACTCCATAACACCGCCAAGACAACCAAATTTTTTAACTCAAATGACAAAAAATTGGCGCGTTTAAAAATTAGGCTCATCAAGTAACCGCCAACGCCACCAATCGCCCCACCTATACCTAAACGCACCACTAAACCGATGATGGCGTTGATTGGGTCAGCATCACCGTTAACAATGGTATCTAAGACCACAAAAGCCAAAATCGCACCCACTGGATCAATTAAAACCCCTTCACCTTCCAGGAGAGTAGCTACTTGGCGGTCTACATTAATTTGCTTGAGTAGGGGGCCGACCACAGTCGGCCCTGTTACCACCACTATTGAAGCGTAGAGAAAAGCGATGTTCCAAGGAAATTCACCCAACCAGTGAGCCGCCATACTACCGCCAAGTAGGGTGATCAAAGTTCCTTGGGTAACTAGTAATTGTAAGCTAATGGAAACCCTGCCCAACTCTCGCAGATCCAGGTTGAGTCCACCCTCAAATAAAATTATGGCCGTCGCTAAGGCGACAATCACTTCTAGCCCCGTACCTAACAGATGGGGGTGTAACAGCCCAAGACCATCAGACCCCAGCAAAATGCCCAAAAGCAGCAGCAGCACAATACTAGGAACTCGCAGGTATGCAGCCAGTACCTGAGCACTAATGCCTGTAAAGACAGCGATCACCATCTGGAGGGTGATTTCAAAAGATGCTTCCATGTTGTAGATTTTGAGCGATTTATTTCAAAATCTGGTGTAAAGGATAGTAAATACTAACTCTACAGAGTACAACATCACACTCTTTGTCTTGTGTTGAATTCTGAACTTGTTTCATACTTGGTTATTACTATTACAGAATTTCTGGATATTTGCAAAACAGGAGTGGCTGTGCAAATGTGACAATTTTGGGAATTTATGTAACCGGCGATATCTATCGACAATTGATGACGTAAGAATTGTTCCACCTCCAACCAACTTTAGCCGCTACAATCTTTTTTTGCAAAAGAGGTTGACATTAGCTGGAAAATTGGTTAATTTATAAAAGGTTTGAGTCCAAATGCCCCCATCGTCTAGAGGCCTAGGACACCTCCCTTTCACGGAGGTAACGGGGATTCGAATTCCCCTGGGGGTACTAAAAAAGCAAAAAGCGTTTTGAAGCTGGCTTTTTGCTATTAAAAAATTAACCTACCCATTGCTAAAGCGGTCTGTGTGTAATATCATGTACTACATAAATATAAGACACGCTGATGAATCGCTAGCAGATTTGACTGCATGTCATTGATGAGGCGCGGTTCAATCATTTTCAACGGCATAGTAAGTTTAGGCCAAATCTGGATTTGGTAGCACAAATGAGTACCCGTCAAATCACCGAGGGTATAAGGTTGTAGACACCAACTACCAGAAAAACCTTTGAAATCGCCCTCGATCATCCGAAACTTAATCTCTTTAGGGAAACATTCTTCCAAATCCAACACCACACGGGCACAAAAATTGAAATTCAGTAAGCGCCCAGAGCCGATTTGTTCTAATCGAATACCACCTTGAGGATGCTCTAAGAGCCGACTTTTGGAGAGATTAGGGATAAAGTCAGTGAGAGATTCATAATCTGTCAATACCTGCCAAATTTTTTCCACTGGGTGGGGAATTTGGATAGTAGCGGTAATTTGCCGCTGTCGTTCAGCCATTTTTTCGATTTGAACTGCTACAGTTGGTAGACTGGCTGCATCAGCAGCAACATGAACTGTAGCGGGGTTGGTTTGTTCACCAGCGGTGTTGCTATTTAGATCCGCTGTGGTGTGATGTTTTTCAGTCACTTTCAGAATGTGGTTTGCTTTCATCGGCGAATTGAGGCAGAGTCAGAGTGAAGCAAATTTCGCTCAACTCGGAGTTAGGGATTTGTACACTCTCAACAGCGATCGCCCCATTCAAATGCTGTACTAAGGATTTAGCTAGAGCAAGACCCAAGCCAGTCCCCGGAGTCCAGCGTCCTCTACCCCGACGGAATTTGTCAAAGATGTAGGTTGCTTCCGCTTCGGAGATACCGCGTCCTGTATTTATCACTTTAATAATAACTTGATCGATGAGCCGATCAACTTGGTGAATCGCTTGTAAATAAACGATTGTGTCTGGCTCTGAGTATTTACAGGCGTTAGTCAACAACTCTTGGAGGATGCGATCAAAACTTTCTACTTCTGTTTGCAGTTTTAACGGCTCGGATGGTAAATCCAAGTTAATACTCAAGCCTTTATCAGTGAGCTTTTGCGAACAAGCAGCAGCTAAATCTTGAATTCTCAGATTGAGATCAATAGGCTTAAATTGTGGAGCTTGTGGCTGTGACTCTAGTTTTTGTAGGGTCAGCAAGTCGTTAATCAAATTAATTTCTTTAGTACATTCCTGTTCGAGAATGTCTAAATACCGCATCTGGCGTTCTGGTGCGATTCCTGGTAGACGCAAATTGCGGATCGACATCAGCATATTTGTCAGCGGATAGCGGAGGCGATCGCTCATGTTGCTCAAGAATTCGTCTTTGAGTTCATTGAGTTCTCTGAGTTGTTCAACGTATTGTCTAGTTCTCTCGTGCAATTTTGCTTGTAGCTCCAAACTACTCTGTAGTTTGGCTGTCCGTTCATCCACTAAGTTTTGGACTTGGCGTAATGTCTGTGATTGAATAATGGCATTGCTGACTTGAGCACACACCATTTCTACAAGATTTAGTTCTGCTAATTGCCAAGTCCGCGCAGATGCTTGTTGTAAAACCAAAAATCCTAAAACTTTTCCTTGATTCTCTAAAGGCACTAACAGCACCGCAGGCAATATGTCAACTGCAAACAATGGAGCGGCTGTCAACACATCTTTTTGGTCTGTGTAATCATTAATAATTACTGCTTTCCCTGCATCTATAAAAATGCGTTGGCATAAACCACAATCAGCAATAGCAAAAGACTGATCTCCTTGAGGATCTGCCAAATTGATGCGGGGACTTGGGATATCTCTCGTCCATTCACCAACTACAGTAGCTTTGGCTTTAGGAATTTGTTTTTTCGAGCGAGTTCTAAATAATGGGTCTGTGTATTTGAGCAAAATTAACAAACCGCGATCAGCTTGTAGAGATTGGGCAGTTGAGGCGATCACCAGCTGGAGCATTTGATTTAATTCTAGGTTGCTCCGACTGAGAATAGTTAATTGCTTAATTAGACTTTGATGTTGATTGCTTTTTTGTAAATACTGTTGCTGGGAAGCAATTAGCTGTGATTGCGCTATTTGTGCAAAAGCGATCGCACAGGATGATTCTATAGTTTTGAGCAGTTGTTTGTCTGACTGACTCCAATCATGAGGATGAAACTTGATCAAGCTAATCACACCATTATTCTTACCGCTAAACCGAGTCGGGATTGCTAAGACAGCTTTTATTGGTAGTGGTAGCGATTGACAACTAGTAACTAAACTGTTTTGAATAATGGAAATATCTTCAATAGTCAGTGGTTCTGCTGCACATTGCACTACAGGTAAGTCCATGAGCAACTGTTCCACTGGGAATATTTCGTCTGATTGCGGCCGTCCCAGAAGCTGATCAACACACCAATTAGTCGTAGTTGCTTCACTGGATGCATCGCTGATAACTGTAACTGAGCAACAATCTACTTTGAAAGTAAGTCCTAGTAGTTGGGCTAGTTCTGGCAGCATCGAAACTGTCGTTGACAAATCAACGACAATCTGATTAATCTTGTGTACCAGATCCAGGGCTGGTTCTTCCTGATGCTGCATCAGCTTAATTTGATATGGTTGTTGTAGTTGTTCTACATCGTTTGGGCACTGTGACGGCGATAATAAACGCTTTTTCATTCGTGGCACGCTCTTGGATAACGACCCTATATTCTTTGCACCCTAGTTTTTGGCTGATGGTTCACTGTTAATGATGCACCATAATCAAAGCTTGGCATTTGATGAATGCTGTCTCTCACCTGTTATAGCCCCTTTTTATGACAAATTACTCAGCTTTTGGTGTATTCAGCATGTCACAGAGGGATGACCCAATTGCCGAAAGCTTTTTGCTGCTTTATTTTTCATTTTTGAACTAGAAAATTTAGTTACTGTGAGAAAACAAAGCCTCAAAGTTTGATGAATTGAAAATTTCACCATCTCATAGAGATTATTGTTTGTCGAGAGTGACAACACAGGGATGAATAATTGAGAAGACTAGGATATACATACCAAAATGCTGCAACTAGAAACTTTCTAGGTTGTTGATTTTGAGTTGATTTACTAACTTTGACTTAGAATATCCTGTCTGTAACTATACATAAACCGTAATTTCTCTGTAGTTACGGCCAAAACTTCGCCTATTCTCTCCGAATTAATACTTAATTCGACGGATACACACGTAATATTTTGTTCATAAACTATTACTTAGGTGAGCGCCCTCTCTATCCGCTGGGGGAAAATAAAATGTAATTTACGTAAATTTCGGTAAAACAGCGATAGCCACGGAGAGTAGACAGTGAAGGATTTATGAGTTAGTCTTGCTTAACTCCTATTATTTGTAATTTATACTTAATATACGGATGATTTTTCTCTGTCAAGAGTTGTGTGACCCCCTGTAGCTACACTACTATTTCCATAGGGAATTGAGAAGAACGGCTATAGAC is a genomic window of Fortiea contorta PCC 7126 containing:
- a CDS encoding ribbon-helix-helix domain-containing protein; translation: MTDRRRSDDYKQVSGYVPVDLAREFKSICAREGVSQSDALEEMIREWIGKSTGSHASTPKPTPPETIADVIKANITKLKNCGIKNLHALAKGEVLPTPGDFAIITSALAIPEEERKIIWQKTLKFSVLSEIMGVKVYKDSGGVKKDECEYSQNSEPTGLEL
- a CDS encoding PAS domain-containing protein, with translation MSVSILRTLNLPGWNYKISFEGISILAPTKRDATHLAQSYGEALSETALKIKGKVRIGWRGCKHPIEFFGWMASSEAPQPSETAESILRCGGAVFCSQLHIPVELLSRMVSAADNELPVSIVRQDNRKQIIVNQPMADMLQTPPEVATQRVMNNFWLPEDLAELEQRLQNQGRFTWTYSAGLNEQAWAILTTQFEAFEVEGVWYRQGTCLSTPQLVPIPPGAFAPAA
- a CDS encoding ABC transporter ATP-binding protein; amino-acid sequence: MTSSNPIVASEQRATQQLPTLQRFLQYLRPYKKEIPIALTLVAIGASTQAIGPFLLGWSVDHLIATRNLPGLLLMLGLLALIYGLGILAIRGQIMRVGWIMQRLLAQLREDIFVKIQSLPLSFFDRSEAGDLMSRLLNDVNTVNQAFGQTIAQMLGNTFSLVGIVIAMFAINLQLGLLSNLVIPLMIFTTSLFARWARARFRVTRQTIGELSAKLEEDIGSVKEAQAFNRVHLNIAEFDMLNAANRDANVEAVAITAAFLPSIDFLNTLATGGVLAYGGYLAVTGGATVGVVTSFLLYVQQFFRPIQILSQFYTQAQSAFAGLERIFLLLDEPSQLKDAPNATQMPPIQGDVTFEEVKFGYSPEKLVLKGVNLHAHPGQMVALVGPTGSGKSTIINLILRFYDVSGGAVKIDGIDIRSVTQASLRRQIGIVLQDNILFSGTVAENIAFGSPDATQADIEAAAQMANVHEFITSLSAGYATRLGEKGAPLSQGQRQLISIARAVLINPRILILDEATSSIDTRTEALVQSAIARLLQGRTSFVIAHRLSTVTQADQVLVIQQGQIVERGSHTELIQKQGVYANLYALQLGTALAI
- a CDS encoding alpha/beta hydrolase; translated protein: MVKRGLGIVQLYFSSLLPITHYPLPITDYQLPITHYPLPITHYQLPITDYPLPIQYPGRIIVGKGI
- a CDS encoding cytochrome b N-terminal domain-containing protein, yielding MESTQLDRILRRLATILSVVILTLCLINVTTGILLSFYYEPTAGGAYRSLQMINTQVTYGWLFRKTHDLSGNAAIAIALIQIVVMFLGRQFRRSWLTAWISGIFLTLSAIALDWTEMILTWDQVGYWRFNIELGTIEAIPLIGSQLRDILTGGGAISTVTVAHLYAIHSYIVSGLVIILAVVHLSALLWQEQQMYAQERESRQTQPPVASLAES
- a CDS encoding cation:proton antiporter; the encoded protein is MEASFEITLQMVIAVFTGISAQVLAAYLRVPSIVLLLLLGILLGSDGLGLLHPHLLGTGLEVIVALATAIILFEGGLNLDLRELGRVSISLQLLVTQGTLITLLGGSMAAHWLGEFPWNIAFLYASIVVVTGPTVVGPLLKQINVDRQVATLLEGEGVLIDPVGAILAFVVLDTIVNGDADPINAIIGLVVRLGIGGAIGGVGGYLMSLIFKRANFLSFELKNLVVLAVLWSLFILAQTIRSESGVMTTVIAGAVFANSSVPEERLLRSFKGQLTILSVSVLFILLAADLSIASVFALGWGSLFTVLVLMFVVRPINILFCTWNSDLNWRQKLFLSWVAPRGIVSASVASLFAILLTQRGINGGDAIKALVFLTIIMTVVCQGLTAGWVAKLLQITSKQATGAVIVGCNPLSLLIARFFQERGENVVIIDTDSEFFPQAEAQNLRVIARSALDADVLEEAGLAAVGTFLAMTNNGEVNFVLAQRAAEEFKPPRVLAVFPRDPQAPSGANSKVSQAFIPDLAIKSWNEYLNDGRVKLGTTTLDGAEFSSQQEHIQEKIRTGALLPLLLEREERLQIMPAIHEWEIGDRIIYLLHDPRPNLLKRLSGATQSTPLSLEKLSEVEEVPVAKLAQLSASEATGG
- a CDS encoding SRPBCC family protein — protein: MKANHILKVTEKHHTTADLNSNTAGEQTNPATVHVAADAASLPTVAVQIEKMAERQRQITATIQIPHPVEKIWQVLTDYESLTDFIPNLSKSRLLEHPQGGIRLEQIGSGRLLNFNFCARVVLDLEECFPKEIKFRMIEGDFKGFSGSWCLQPYTLGDLTGTHLCYQIQIWPKLTMPLKMIEPRLINDMQSNLLAIHQRVLYLCST
- a CDS encoding GAF domain-containing sensor histidine kinase; amino-acid sequence: MKKRLLSPSQCPNDVEQLQQPYQIKLMQHQEEPALDLVHKINQIVVDLSTTVSMLPELAQLLGLTFKVDCCSVTVISDASSEATTTNWCVDQLLGRPQSDEIFPVEQLLMDLPVVQCAAEPLTIEDISIIQNSLVTSCQSLPLPIKAVLAIPTRFSGKNNGVISLIKFHPHDWSQSDKQLLKTIESSCAIAFAQIAQSQLIASQQQYLQKSNQHQSLIKQLTILSRSNLELNQMLQLVIASTAQSLQADRGLLILLKYTDPLFRTRSKKQIPKAKATVVGEWTRDIPSPRINLADPQGDQSFAIADCGLCQRIFIDAGKAVIINDYTDQKDVLTAAPLFAVDILPAVLLVPLENQGKVLGFLVLQQASARTWQLAELNLVEMVCAQVSNAIIQSQTLRQVQNLVDERTAKLQSSLELQAKLHERTRQYVEQLRELNELKDEFLSNMSDRLRYPLTNMLMSIRNLRLPGIAPERQMRYLDILEQECTKEINLINDLLTLQKLESQPQAPQFKPIDLNLRIQDLAAACSQKLTDKGLSINLDLPSEPLKLQTEVESFDRILQELLTNACKYSEPDTIVYLQAIHQVDRLIDQVIIKVINTGRGISEAEATYIFDKFRRGRGRWTPGTGLGLALAKSLVQHLNGAIAVESVQIPNSELSEICFTLTLPQFADESKPHSESD